A DNA window from Maribellus comscasis contains the following coding sequences:
- a CDS encoding glycoside hydrolase family 2 protein, with protein sequence MYKLVRALFVSFLWLIIFMIGLTAKSQNNIPRPEHPKPQFMRDSWINLNGQWNFAFDFGQSGIEKGWFSDPSEFDMKISVPFCPESSLSGIGHTDFVPAVWYHRQIDIPESWRDKRVILHFGAVDYDCRAWINGTPVGRHYGGSVSFSFDITEALQEGVNDLVVCALDDIRSGIQPGGKQSIAYDPAKAGMLTRYTRTTGIWQTVWLEARPESYIESVNIVPDLDNSCFTITPVIENYRNGMDFNVVLLSDEGEEIVSKKQYATQNSPVILELANPEVWCPDNPYLYGLQFELLDGNKEVDVVKSYAGLRKFHIEGNKFFLNNEPIFLRFVLDQGYYPDGILTAPTDQALKKDIVLALEAGFNGARLHDKIFEERFHYWADKLGYLTWGEYIDYGESFDWSKTQVFLNQQREWRESIMRDRNHPSIVAWTPFNETIRGARYNLETHRRAIIETYDLTRNLDPTRPINDASGYVHVKTDIFSIHDYDQNVESWKDKYQSINPNNQEKAFIRYPEISIPYNGEPYVVDEYGGTFWTRDYANKEQQGDSRTQWGYGKTEKQVKDLIKALTSVLLNNPNIAGYCFTQLYDVEAEVNGIYSYQREPKFNIEQIKEIFAAPAAIEE encoded by the coding sequence ATGTACAAACTGGTTAGAGCATTATTTGTCAGTTTTTTATGGCTGATAATTTTTATGATAGGATTAACAGCCAAGTCTCAGAATAATATTCCACGTCCAGAACATCCAAAGCCACAATTTATGCGTGATAGTTGGATTAACCTCAACGGACAATGGAATTTTGCTTTTGATTTTGGACAATCGGGTATTGAAAAAGGGTGGTTTTCAGACCCATCAGAATTTGATATGAAAATAAGTGTTCCTTTTTGTCCTGAAAGCTCGCTTTCAGGAATTGGACATACGGATTTCGTTCCGGCTGTCTGGTACCATCGGCAAATAGATATACCGGAATCCTGGAGAGACAAGAGGGTGATACTTCACTTCGGTGCGGTTGATTATGATTGCAGAGCATGGATAAACGGAACCCCTGTAGGACGACACTACGGGGGCAGCGTTTCTTTCAGTTTTGACATTACCGAAGCATTGCAGGAGGGAGTTAACGATCTTGTAGTTTGTGCATTGGATGATATACGTTCGGGAATACAGCCCGGCGGGAAACAAAGTATCGCTTATGATCCGGCAAAAGCTGGAATGTTAACAAGGTATACTCGAACCACAGGTATCTGGCAGACTGTATGGCTCGAAGCAAGGCCTGAGAGTTATATTGAGTCGGTTAATATAGTTCCTGATTTAGACAATTCTTGTTTCACCATAACTCCGGTTATTGAAAACTACAGGAATGGGATGGACTTTAATGTGGTCTTGCTTTCTGATGAAGGAGAGGAAATAGTCTCAAAAAAACAATATGCGACCCAGAACAGCCCTGTTATTCTAGAACTGGCTAATCCGGAAGTATGGTGTCCTGATAATCCTTATTTATATGGACTTCAGTTTGAATTGCTCGATGGCAATAAAGAAGTGGACGTAGTGAAGAGTTACGCTGGATTAAGGAAGTTTCATATTGAAGGGAATAAATTTTTCTTAAATAATGAGCCCATTTTCTTAAGATTTGTGCTTGATCAGGGATATTACCCTGACGGAATTCTGACTGCCCCAACCGACCAGGCATTAAAAAAAGATATTGTGCTGGCATTAGAGGCAGGGTTTAACGGAGCAAGACTTCATGATAAAATATTTGAAGAACGCTTTCATTATTGGGCTGATAAGCTTGGATATCTTACATGGGGTGAATATATAGATTATGGAGAAAGTTTTGACTGGAGTAAAACCCAGGTATTTCTTAATCAACAGAGAGAATGGAGAGAGTCTATTATGAGAGACAGAAATCATCCCTCCATTGTCGCCTGGACTCCTTTTAATGAAACAATAAGGGGAGCAAGATATAATCTCGAAACACATCGACGTGCTATTATTGAAACCTATGACTTAACTCGAAATTTGGATCCTACAAGACCAATTAATGATGCTAGCGGTTATGTCCATGTTAAAACTGATATTTTTAGTATTCACGACTACGATCAAAATGTTGAAAGTTGGAAGGATAAATATCAATCAATTAATCCAAATAATCAAGAAAAAGCTTTTATAAGGTATCCTGAGATTTCTATCCCCTATAATGGGGAACCTTATGTGGTTGATGAGTATGGAGGAACTTTCTGGACCAGAGATTATGCGAATAAAGAGCAACAGGGAGACAGTCGTACTCAATGGGGATATGGAAAAACAGAGAAGCAGGTAAAAGATCTTATTAAAGCACTTACTTCTGTACTATTGAATAATCCAAATATTGCAGGATACTGCTTCACTCAACTTTATGATGTGGAAGCAGAAGTTAATGGTATTTATTCCTACCAAAGGGAACCAAAGTTTAATATTGAGCAGATAAAAGAAATTTTTGCTGCTCCCGCTGCAATAGAGGAATAA
- a CDS encoding DUF3823 domain-containing protein produces MKKIKIYLLVIIAISLIFTGCEIDNYNEPNVFLTGSIVYNGEPLNLSNNEVTLQILEEGWELETPNYAYVNQTGEYSFLTFKGSYTLQFASGQGPFKPNQESISVELDGDKVVNYEVTPYYLVRSANFSTSGQNVAATFEAAKIITDASNTIQTVYLYVSKTSFVDKNTAIATATLSGGNITNENSISLNVDYPTLVPDQDYIFARVGIKISGVEDMIFSEVIRLDI; encoded by the coding sequence ATGAAAAAGATAAAAATATATTTATTAGTAATCATTGCAATTTCATTAATATTTACCGGTTGTGAGATTGATAATTACAATGAACCAAATGTATTCCTTACAGGAAGCATTGTATATAATGGTGAACCTCTTAATCTGAGTAATAATGAGGTAACTTTACAGATCTTAGAAGAAGGATGGGAGCTTGAAACACCTAATTATGCTTATGTAAATCAAACAGGTGAATACTCATTCTTGACGTTTAAAGGTTCTTATACTTTACAGTTTGCTTCAGGCCAAGGCCCATTTAAGCCAAATCAGGAAAGCATTTCTGTTGAACTTGATGGTGATAAGGTTGTAAACTACGAAGTAACGCCTTATTATCTGGTTCGTAGTGCCAATTTTTCCACAAGTGGTCAAAATGTAGCTGCAACATTTGAAGCTGCAAAAATAATAACAGATGCTTCAAATACTATCCAAACTGTTTATCTGTATGTAAGTAAAACATCGTTTGTGGACAAAAATACAGCTATAGCCACTGCAACGTTATCTGGAGGAAACATTACTAATGAGAACTCTATATCGCTCAATGTCGATTATCCAACATTGGTTCCGGATCAGGACTATATTTTCGCACGTGTGGGAATCAAGATATCGGGAGTTGAGGATATGATTTTTTCAGAAGTTATAAGGCTTGATATTTAA
- a CDS encoding RagB/SusD family nutrient uptake outer membrane protein has translation MKRILTIIIVFLVLYGCNEDFLDREPTTILTEDVVWQDKSLVYSVLVDLYGRIPVFQSIDGDYTDFVEMNNAFCSQPDFYSQFQNTTYAYDRWNTWNYSLLREVNLFIQKATEADALEESSRKEYLAEARFIRGWIYFDMVKRMGGVPLITEPLTYDFSGDPTYLQYARAKEYEVYDFIISEMDAIKGDLPVDITRRGRATNGAAIALKSRAALYAGSIARYGANTPSVSLSGNEVGIPASMAEGYYEKALAASKELITAGDYALYTKLLGTDPSDNFAKVFLDESNNPEIIFAEEYKAAAGKDNGWVVRNQPWSLSEEVEGGDLNPSLNLVQSFEKLDNTFEKFQTTDADGNYIYYDNITDIFANRDARLQGTVIVPGSKFKGAEVDIFAGWYIKATNSFLSGDTYGQYKLLPGETVETQIVGFDGPIDGLEFTAQTGFYMRKFMDVTVGSGQRGTRGGSDQILIRYAEVILNAAEAAFELNQKDVAATYLNMVRSRAGFTIPLTANDMTFDRIVNERKVELAFEGHWVFDLKRWRIAHILYDGVKSELASPGVITEETWTRPFSLWPYKVHDPNGEMDGKYIFREVLLDNVTNGDNFRMGNYYSKISDDVLSNNPKIIQNPNQQ, from the coding sequence ATGAAAAGAATATTAACTATTATAATTGTGTTTCTTGTTCTGTATGGATGTAATGAAGATTTTCTGGACAGGGAGCCAACAACCATACTTACCGAAGACGTTGTATGGCAAGACAAGAGTTTAGTTTATTCAGTGCTAGTTGATCTTTATGGTAGAATCCCTGTTTTTCAAAGTATTGATGGAGACTATACTGACTTCGTAGAGATGAACAATGCATTTTGTTCACAACCTGACTTTTACAGTCAGTTTCAAAATACAACATATGCTTACGATCGATGGAATACATGGAATTATAGTCTTTTGAGAGAAGTAAACCTGTTTATTCAGAAAGCTACTGAAGCTGATGCTTTGGAAGAATCTAGTAGAAAAGAGTATCTGGCAGAAGCAAGATTTATCAGGGGATGGATTTATTTTGATATGGTTAAACGTATGGGAGGTGTTCCTTTAATTACTGAACCTCTTACTTACGATTTTAGTGGTGATCCCACCTATTTGCAATATGCACGCGCCAAGGAATATGAAGTTTATGATTTTATTATTTCTGAAATGGACGCGATTAAAGGTGATTTGCCTGTAGATATCACAAGAAGGGGGAGAGCTACAAATGGTGCTGCAATTGCTCTAAAAAGCCGTGCAGCCTTATATGCGGGTTCAATTGCACGTTATGGTGCCAATACTCCTAGCGTCTCTCTCTCAGGAAATGAGGTAGGAATACCGGCTTCAATGGCAGAAGGTTATTACGAAAAGGCCTTGGCAGCATCGAAGGAACTCATTACAGCTGGTGATTATGCATTGTATACTAAATTATTAGGAACAGATCCATCTGATAACTTTGCCAAAGTATTTTTGGATGAAAGTAATAATCCTGAAATAATCTTTGCCGAAGAATACAAGGCTGCAGCTGGGAAAGACAATGGTTGGGTGGTTCGAAATCAACCATGGTCCCTATCAGAGGAAGTGGAAGGAGGAGATTTAAACCCATCGTTAAATTTGGTGCAATCGTTTGAGAAATTGGACAACACGTTTGAGAAATTTCAAACGACTGATGCAGACGGGAATTATATTTATTACGACAATATAACCGATATTTTTGCGAATAGGGATGCCCGTCTTCAAGGAACTGTAATTGTGCCAGGCTCAAAATTCAAGGGAGCAGAAGTGGATATCTTTGCCGGCTGGTACATTAAAGCAACCAACTCTTTTTTGTCGGGAGATACATATGGTCAGTATAAATTGCTCCCCGGAGAGACTGTTGAAACGCAAATTGTTGGCTTTGACGGACCAATTGATGGCTTGGAATTTACGGCACAAACAGGATTCTATATGAGAAAATTTATGGATGTAACAGTGGGATCAGGCCAACGTGGAACTAGGGGAGGCAGTGACCAGATTTTGATTAGATATGCTGAAGTTATTCTGAATGCTGCAGAAGCTGCTTTTGAATTGAATCAAAAGGATGTTGCAGCTACTTATTTAAACATGGTTCGCAGCCGAGCTGGATTTACTATTCCGCTTACTGCAAATGACATGACCTTCGACCGAATTGTGAATGAAAGAAAAGTTGAATTAGCATTCGAAGGCCATTGGGTATTTGACCTTAAACGTTGGAGAATTGCTCATATCTTGTATGATGGAGTAAAAAGCGAATTGGCATCACCAGGTGTTATTACTGAAGAAACATGGACCCGTCCTTTTTCGTTATGGCCATACAAAGTACATGATCCGAATGGAGAAATGGATGGAAAATATATTTTCAGGGAAGTTCTTCTTGATAATGTTACGAATGGGGACAATTTTAGAATGGGAAACTACTATTCTAAAATTTCGGATGATGTTCTTAGTAACAATCCAAAAATTATTCAAAATCCTAACCAACAATAG
- a CDS encoding TonB-dependent receptor yields MKKNVFFLREWKIPGLQKVLRIMKLTTFFILLSVITAFAGKSYSQTKSLNIKMNSSTVKEVLKNIENQSEFVFMYSEILIDVNREVSIEIRNKKIGQVLNVLFEGTNVIYKVKDRFVLLTTTEFDGNELFGQQQKSVSGIVNDKDGQPLPGVTVVVKGTTQGTVTNATGKYTLNGIPDNSTLVFSFVGMQALEVEVGGQPVINVSMNEETIGLEEVVAIGYGIQKKESLTGAISGIQADEIEAVKASTVSATLSGQIPGVSFRQSDGRPGSTASVQIRNFGDPLVIIDGVEKDLGTFNNISPNDIESMSVLKDASAAIYGLRAAGGVIIVTTKRGAKNTANKINVTLFQGFQDWMRKPQSVNAYEWMRGKVRAEMNAVNPSTSITQEELSKWEQGTEYGYQSFDWVDFIIEPWAPQTSANINMSGGSDKINYYTSISHFRETSVFGRENKFYRTNIQQNIDVQITDRLSLGTTINGRIEVTDHVGVPWGDDYIMPQRALYRSRPTERPYANDNPDYINNIGHNENNWALFTKDISGYSTDKWRVFQSNFDLKYDLPIDGLKLKATYSYYMADELFNEHEYTYETFTYDPQSEEYNMTFSMTNPWRRREHQKVLENVAQFNLNYNKQFGDHNIQATFVNEYTARHIVYTRYNSTPGTNALLLMYDEDLKWFYDEDYEEARIGYVGRFNYSFGRRFYFEAVGRYDGSWKFAPDKRWGFFPSVSAGWRITEENFMEDIADGIGLDLKIRGSYGVVGDDAVGIGAYDYLTGYNYAQSTVIIDDVAVSGSRDKGVPVTNISWFENRIFDIGIDYSLFNNKVSGAIDYFNRKRTGLLGEKYDILVPSELGYSLPDENVNSDAVLGMDGSVVYNGKAGDLSFSLGLNATLARSRNLETYKPRFGSSWDYYRNSTENRWDGITWGYEVEGQFQSMDEIRNYDVDIDGVGNTTLLPGDLIYKDVNNDGVINSYDVRPIGYQGGAQPILSLGFINNFKYKNFDLQLNLATGSGYSFVISNWNRVPYYSTGTLLERFYNDSWYREDPYDVNSEWHSGTYPALRYNATSHSNYNKTSTFWLVNVWYLRARTIELGYSLPESILEKIRFDKLRVFVNAYNLFSIDNMSKYDLDPEVSSIDNQSYPQHRTIKIGVDLTF; encoded by the coding sequence ATGAAAAAAAATGTATTTTTTTTGCGGGAATGGAAAATTCCCGGATTGCAAAAAGTATTGAGAATTATGAAACTAACTACCTTTTTTATTTTGCTTTCTGTAATCACTGCGTTTGCTGGAAAATCCTATTCGCAAACCAAAAGTTTGAATATTAAAATGAATAGTAGCACGGTGAAAGAAGTGCTTAAAAACATTGAGAATCAAAGCGAATTTGTTTTTATGTACAGCGAAATACTTATTGACGTTAACCGTGAAGTATCAATTGAAATCAGAAACAAAAAAATCGGTCAGGTTCTTAATGTGTTGTTTGAAGGCACAAATGTGATTTATAAGGTAAAGGATCGTTTCGTTTTACTTACAACGACTGAATTTGATGGAAATGAATTATTTGGCCAGCAACAAAAATCGGTTTCCGGAATTGTTAACGATAAAGATGGGCAACCTTTGCCTGGAGTAACTGTTGTTGTTAAAGGTACGACACAAGGTACAGTTACAAACGCAACCGGTAAATATACCCTCAACGGAATCCCTGATAACTCAACCCTTGTTTTTTCATTTGTTGGCATGCAGGCACTGGAAGTGGAAGTTGGCGGCCAACCTGTTATTAATGTATCGATGAATGAAGAAACCATTGGATTAGAGGAAGTTGTTGCAATTGGTTATGGTATTCAAAAAAAGGAATCACTCACCGGAGCAATTTCAGGTATTCAAGCTGATGAAATTGAGGCAGTAAAAGCCTCAACGGTCAGTGCTACACTCTCAGGCCAGATACCTGGAGTTTCATTTCGCCAATCTGATGGTAGGCCTGGGTCGACTGCCAGTGTCCAAATCCGTAATTTTGGAGACCCTCTTGTGATAATTGATGGTGTTGAAAAAGACCTGGGAACTTTTAATAATATTTCACCCAATGATATCGAAAGCATGTCTGTGCTAAAAGATGCCTCAGCAGCTATTTATGGGTTGCGTGCCGCCGGCGGCGTTATTATTGTTACAACCAAAAGGGGAGCAAAAAATACGGCTAACAAAATTAATGTAACTCTTTTCCAGGGATTTCAGGATTGGATGCGAAAACCCCAAAGTGTAAATGCTTATGAGTGGATGAGAGGTAAAGTTAGAGCTGAGATGAATGCTGTTAATCCAAGTACATCGATTACTCAGGAAGAATTAAGCAAGTGGGAACAAGGAACGGAATACGGATATCAAAGTTTTGATTGGGTTGATTTTATTATAGAACCATGGGCTCCGCAAACTTCTGCGAATATAAACATGTCGGGAGGGTCAGATAAAATTAATTACTATACCTCTATATCTCATTTTAGAGAAACTTCTGTTTTTGGGAGAGAGAATAAGTTTTATCGGACAAACATCCAGCAGAACATTGATGTTCAGATTACCGATAGATTATCTTTGGGAACAACCATTAATGGACGAATTGAAGTTACCGATCATGTAGGGGTACCGTGGGGAGACGACTATATTATGCCGCAAAGAGCTTTATACCGCTCACGTCCGACAGAACGCCCATATGCTAATGATAATCCCGATTATATCAATAATATTGGACATAACGAAAATAACTGGGCTTTATTTACCAAGGATATATCTGGTTATAGTACTGATAAATGGAGAGTATTTCAATCGAATTTTGATTTAAAATACGACTTGCCCATTGATGGACTTAAGCTTAAAGCAACCTATTCGTATTATATGGCTGATGAGTTGTTTAACGAGCATGAATACACCTATGAAACCTTTACTTACGATCCTCAATCAGAAGAATATAACATGACTTTTTCGATGACAAATCCATGGAGAAGAAGAGAACACCAGAAAGTATTGGAAAACGTAGCTCAATTCAATCTTAATTATAATAAACAATTTGGAGATCATAATATTCAAGCCACTTTTGTAAATGAGTATACTGCCAGACATATTGTATATACAAGATATAATTCCACTCCCGGAACCAATGCTTTATTGTTAATGTATGATGAGGATTTGAAGTGGTTTTATGATGAGGATTACGAAGAAGCTCGTATCGGTTATGTAGGACGGTTTAATTATAGCTTCGGAAGAAGATTTTATTTCGAAGCCGTCGGTCGTTATGATGGGTCATGGAAATTTGCTCCAGACAAACGTTGGGGATTTTTTCCATCGGTTTCAGCCGGCTGGCGTATTACTGAAGAAAATTTCATGGAAGATATAGCCGATGGCATTGGATTGGATTTAAAAATTCGTGGATCTTATGGTGTTGTTGGAGATGATGCAGTTGGTATAGGTGCATACGATTATTTGACAGGATACAATTATGCTCAATCGACTGTAATTATTGATGATGTAGCAGTTTCGGGCTCCCGCGATAAAGGTGTCCCCGTAACAAATATATCCTGGTTTGAAAACAGAATATTTGATATCGGAATCGATTATTCACTTTTCAATAATAAAGTGAGTGGAGCAATTGATTATTTTAATAGAAAAAGAACAGGCTTGCTAGGAGAGAAATATGATATATTGGTTCCGAGTGAACTTGGATACTCGCTTCCTGATGAGAACGTTAACAGCGATGCTGTTTTGGGTATGGATGGTTCTGTTGTTTACAACGGGAAAGCTGGTGATTTATCATTTTCACTGGGGCTGAATGCGACTTTAGCTCGCTCTAGAAACCTTGAAACCTATAAACCCCGTTTTGGAAGTTCGTGGGATTATTACCGAAATTCAACAGAAAATCGTTGGGACGGCATTACCTGGGGCTATGAAGTAGAAGGTCAATTCCAGTCGATGGACGAAATCAGAAATTACGATGTTGATATTGATGGAGTAGGAAATACTACGCTTCTTCCAGGTGATTTAATTTATAAGGATGTAAACAATGATGGTGTTATAAATTCATACGACGTTAGACCAATTGGATATCAGGGTGGTGCTCAGCCAATCCTTAGTTTAGGGTTTATTAATAATTTTAAATATAAAAATTTCGACCTTCAGCTTAACCTTGCAACAGGTTCAGGCTATTCTTTTGTTATTTCCAATTGGAACAGGGTACCGTATTATTCCACCGGAACATTATTGGAAAGATTTTACAATGATAGCTGGTATCGGGAAGATCCGTACGATGTAAACAGCGAATGGCATTCCGGAACTTACCCTGCGCTGCGTTATAATGCCACAAGTCACAGCAATTATAACAAGACTTCAACATTTTGGTTGGTTAATGTATGGTACTTACGGGCTCGTACTATCGAATTGGGATATAGTTTACCCGAATCTATTTTAGAAAAAATAAGGTTTGACAAACTAAGGGTGTTCGTAAATGCATATAACCTTTTCTCGATTGACAATATGAGTAAATACGATCTCGATCCTGAAGTTTCCAGCATAGATAACCAAAGTTATCCGCAACATCGTACTATTAAAATTGGTGTAGACTTAACATTTTAA
- a CDS encoding FecR family protein, with the protein MNKEILNKYLNNICSDEEFEEIVRWIKLQSRSKEGRSWSFEQWKKFVPELKETEKKKYNTLLDKIHHEINLRNNKGKRERFFQLSVYEWLRNAAAILFIPLLIVFFYFHSDYKFEKHEFSEVKIDTVEIIAPIGSRAVLQLSDGTEVNLNYGSKIRYPRNFIGDTREITLSGEGYFNVAHDSDKPFIVKTKKMNVIALGTEFNVMAYPDEDLVSSTLVEGKVMIEKMIQCGKIETIGVMVPGQHLTCNLKTGKIKSSKGNIDKYLAWKDDKLVFDNEPITGVVKKLSRKFNVDIELADDVKKYTYTVTFENDPLYLILDLMTQITPIKYTIFPRNKQKDGTYSKQKIRIEKQE; encoded by the coding sequence ATGAATAAAGAAATCCTTAATAAATATTTAAATAACATATGTTCGGATGAAGAATTCGAAGAAATTGTCAGATGGATTAAGTTACAATCTCGAAGTAAAGAGGGAAGAAGTTGGAGTTTCGAGCAATGGAAGAAATTTGTACCCGAATTAAAAGAGACTGAGAAGAAAAAGTACAATACTTTACTTGATAAAATTCACCATGAAATAAACCTCAGAAACAATAAAGGGAAAAGAGAAAGATTTTTTCAACTGTCTGTTTATGAATGGCTAAGAAATGCCGCTGCCATTCTCTTTATTCCTTTGCTTATTGTATTTTTTTATTTCCACTCAGATTATAAATTTGAAAAGCACGAATTCAGTGAAGTAAAGATTGATACGGTAGAAATTATCGCTCCTATTGGGTCAAGAGCGGTCTTGCAATTGTCTGATGGAACGGAAGTTAACTTGAATTACGGAAGTAAAATCAGATATCCCAGAAACTTTATAGGTGATACGCGGGAAATTACATTGTCAGGGGAAGGATATTTTAATGTGGCCCATGATTCGGATAAACCATTTATTGTAAAGACTAAAAAAATGAATGTAATTGCCTTGGGGACAGAATTTAATGTAATGGCCTATCCAGACGAAGATTTAGTTAGTTCAACCCTTGTTGAAGGGAAAGTGATGATTGAAAAAATGATTCAATGTGGCAAAATCGAAACGATTGGTGTTATGGTTCCGGGACAGCATCTAACCTGTAATTTAAAAACGGGTAAGATTAAATCAAGCAAAGGTAATATCGACAAATACTTGGCATGGAAAGATGATAAACTGGTATTTGATAACGAGCCTATAACCGGTGTGGTAAAAAAGCTTAGCCGGAAGTTTAACGTTGATATTGAATTAGCTGACGATGTCAAGAAATATACTTATACAGTAACATTCGAGAATGATCCCCTGTACCTGATTCTTGATTTAATGACGCAAATTACGCCAATAAAGTATACCATTTTCCCAAGAAACAAACAGAAAGATGGCACATATTCAAAACAAAAAATAAGAATTGAAAAGCAAGAATGA
- a CDS encoding RNA polymerase sigma factor → MATELNKKLIKLLKKGDITAFDTIYNKYCPKLHQFVFMYLKQDEDAEEIVQEVFLKIWASRAKIDVFSSFESFLFTIAYNETMSLLRKRVSDRKSKEYLKSLQQIDNADQIIDEIQFNELNKRIENLLNQLTPRQKEIYLLSRKDGLTHIEIAQKLHISESTVNNHLVKSLKFLQNHIGSSLTINLLFVCLFLS, encoded by the coding sequence ATGGCTACTGAACTAAATAAGAAACTTATTAAATTGCTTAAAAAGGGAGATATAACAGCCTTTGATACAATTTATAATAAATATTGCCCGAAATTGCATCAATTTGTATTTATGTACTTAAAACAGGATGAAGATGCAGAGGAGATTGTTCAAGAAGTATTTTTAAAAATTTGGGCCTCAAGAGCCAAAATTGATGTTTTCTCTTCATTTGAATCATTTCTCTTTACAATAGCTTACAACGAAACAATGAGTTTATTGCGAAAAAGAGTAAGTGATAGAAAGTCAAAGGAATATTTGAAATCTCTACAGCAAATCGATAACGCTGATCAGATAATTGATGAAATACAGTTTAACGAATTAAACAAAAGGATAGAGAATTTATTAAACCAATTAACACCGCGCCAGAAAGAGATTTATTTATTGAGCCGGAAGGATGGACTCACACATATAGAAATTGCTCAAAAATTACATATTTCTGAAAGTACTGTAAATAATCACCTTGTAAAAAGTTTAAAATTCTTGCAAAATCATATCGGAAGTAGTCTGACAATCAACCTCTTATTCGTCTGTTTATTTCTTTCGTAA